A segment of the Frankineae bacterium MT45 genome:
ACCGCCGAGATGTCCACGAGAGGCCATCGAACGGATGAAGACACCCTCGTCAGTGGAGTGCTCCTGCATTCGCACCCGGTCACCAAGCAAGGCACCCCCGGAGAAGGGCGATGAAGGATCGACGGCCAGCACGCCAACCCGCTTCTCGGCCCGGCGGAGTTCGCCGATCAACGCCGAGGTCGAGGTCGACTTGCCGACTCCGGGCGAACCGGTGAGACCGACCACCCTGGCCCGTCCGGCCAGGGGAACCAGCAGTGCGGCGATCTCGCGCAACTGCGGCGCGTCGTTCTCGACGAGCGAGATGAGTCGGGCCACCGAGCGCGGGTCGCCCGAACGGGTGCGCTCGACCAGGTCAGAGACGCTGGTCGAGCGCACCGATCGCGAAGTCACCTTAGAAATGACGAGAATCCGACAGAACTAAGCCGAGCCGAGACGTACTACGCCGGGACGTGCAGCAGCAGAGCGTCGCCCTGACCGCCACCGCCGCAGAGCGCGACAGCACCCAGGCCGCCACCACGACGCTTCAATTCGTAGGCGATCGTAAGGGCCAGCCGAGCGCCGGACATGCCGATCGGGTGTCCGAGAGCGATGGCGCCGCCATTGACGTTGACGATCTCGTCGGTGACGCCGAGGTCCTTCATCGACTGCAGGCCGACCGCCGCGAACGCCTCGTTGATCTCGATGAGGTCGACGTCGCCGATGACCTTTCCTTCCTTGCGGAGGGCATCGTTGATCGCGTTGGACGGCTGCGACTGCAGCGAACCGTCCGGACCGGCGACATTGCCGTGGGCACCGATCTCAGCGATCCAGGTGAGCCCGAGCTCCTCGGCCTTGGCCTTGCTCATGACGACGACGGCGGCGGCGCCGTCGGAGATCTGCGAGGCGGTGCCGGCGGTGATGGTGCCGTTGCGGTCGAAGGCCGGACGCAGCTTGGAGAGCGAGGCCACCGTGGTGTCGGCCCGGATGCCCTCGTCCTCGCGGAACTCGATCGGGTCACCCTTGCGCTGCGGGATGAAGACCGGGGTGATCTCGTCGTCGAAGCGGCCGTTCTTCACGGCGTCGGCCGCGCGCTGGTGCGACTTGGCGGCGAACTCGTCCTGCTCCTCCCGGCCGATTCCGAGCTTGGTGTTGACCTTGTCG
Coding sequences within it:
- a CDS encoding acetyl-CoA C-acetyltransferase (manually curated) — translated: MAGSVIVNGARTPMGRLLGSLKDFSGADLGAVAIKAAVERAGITPDQVQYVIMGQVLQAGAGQIPARQAAHKAGIPLNVPALSINKVCLSGLDAIALADQLIRSGEFDIIVAGGQESMTNAPHLLPKSRSGYKYGAIEMLDAMAFDGLTDIFDNIPMGEATDKVNTKLGIGREEQDEFAAKSHQRAADAVKNGRFDDEITPVFIPQRKGDPIEFREDEGIRADTTVASLSKLRPAFDRNGTITAGTASQISDGAAAVVVMSKAKAEELGLTWIAEIGAHGNVAGPDGSLQSQPSNAINDALRKEGKVIGDVDLIEINEAFAAVGLQSMKDLGVTDEIVNVNGGAIALGHPIGMSGARLALTIAYELKRRGGGLGAVALCGGGGQGDALLLHVPA